TTAAGTAAACATATACTGTAACATACCTTAAACAGACATGGACATGTATGAAAATTGCACTACCTTACATAACGAACAAATGTTTAGACAATATAAATGGTGTTAATAGTAAGAATGAAATATTTGGTATACGATTAGaagtaccgacatattaccaccagCCCTCCAACTCTTGGTAGATTTCGAATCCAATTTTGGGAGCTACCAGTTACCTATGATCAGTGttttttcttcgggtactccggttttcttTCAACATAGGAATCACGCACACCCTTGAATTACTCTAATTGTTGACTTATCAAGCCAAGTCAAACCAAGTACTTGTTACACTATTAAGAAAATCGTGCAAGATTTAATACCCTTTTTATATAATGCCTTTGAACAACCTATTTTCAGATACTGGGATACGTTTGAGATGGATGGCCCAGCAGATATACGGAGAGGAATTAGGAATTATATAATGGTAATCCGTGTCCTGAAAGGAGTGGCATTCGTGACGTTGTCTTTGTCTCTATTACTATGTACTGTGTGCCAGAGGTTGACATTGTTATCCCTAATTCCTCACGGTAATGTAAGTCATATTATAAATCTTTTCACATGACAATTTATCCTTTGTAATAGCTTGGTAAAGCTTTAAGCCATAATGTTGACAATGCAATACAATTACAGTGTTAACTTTGTTCAATTGaagatttttgttaaaaatatttgtatttgtcttTTTTTACCATGGATGAAACTTCGCAGTCTTCTTCCATAAAATCCATCCAATTAGCATTCAATTTATATTTAACATGTATTACCCTAATTGCATGTGTTTACTATCATTGAATtcgaaattgaaaatatttttttcaagaacCTTGGATGCCAAACCCCTGAAGAACTTGATGCTACTGAGCGACTCAGACAAAGATTGGTACTGTGGATTGGGGTATGTTTTCCATATCTGTTCATATTTCTCACCGGACTCTGGAGATCTCTATTTGGGAAGACGGAGAGGCCTTCGGCACTTATCATCTTAAAggtataacaaaattattttaatctgAATTTTTGATATCTGTTAAATTGATTTAACGTGTTGCGTTATTACATAACATGTCCAAGGGTTGTGTTCTAGTTCTTTTACTGAATAATACGGATCAGTTATTTGATGTACAAGACTTACTATCTTAATGGTACAAGCATTACTACGTTAAATCTAAATCTATTTTTGTTATTGCATAGGTGTTGTCACATTATGTGAGAACGTGTGTTAAATGAAGATAACAAAGCGCAGTTGTCAACAAAATGTACTTCATGGCTATATACCTTGTGACAATGATATGATTACTGAGACATATTCTTATTGAAAGTCTCAACATCGTTTTGTGTCGTCTATTGTCTAATAAAGTTATTTCTAGAACTTCATGGCTTTATGACTATTATACGCATTTGCAGGTATTTTATTAATActtaaatataacaatgatgTAAAAGATGATTGAACTATATAgaatattagaaaataaaacttgtaataCTAATTGATGCTGAAACTTCCAATTCAAATGTATGCAGTAGATCCAACGCTGTGCCTTTTATTTCATAGAATGCTTTAGCCGATttgatattccgtctttgcttATTACAAAGTAGATTCTCCTGCAGATAGGTATAAATTGTGACGTCAGTCTTTTGCAAGCGatattcacgtcgttttctctatAAGAATGCCGTtacgctcgaaaacacatgatgtcacaatcaacaCTTACCCGCaatggcagataactctgtaatgtgcaaatgcAGAATAGCAGTTTCTATGACATGCATCGTTTATAGGTGTTGCTGTTAGAATCCATACCGACCGCCGGGATAGGGTTCCTGGTCTACCATTACTTACCACACTTTGACAATGTCACAGGAACAGCCATGATGAACGCCTGTGGTCTTCTGCCCGGTCTACGTAATGTTGTGTCATGGCTTAAATTTAGAAATACTGAAGCagaaaaagtaaaattaaaaggaTGGGGATTAATGAGTCTTGACGTGGTAGCAGTGATCATTCAGTTTGGTTTGATACCGTACATCATACTTACGGACGTTTATCGAGATGATGTCTTGTCAGAAACCATTGGTATAGTGATATGTTTATTtgcctgttcttttttgtgttGGGAAAACTTTTTCGAAGATTGTGAATTTCTGAAGCAGCGGGTAAAAATCACCGACAAACAGCGACCAATTCTTATGATCATAGTATCATTTATGAAAATAGGGGTTGTATTCGTTATAGGTGTTATTGAAACATCTAAAGAGATTGATACTTATTTCAATATGCTTCCAATCGCATTTAGAAATACATGGCCCAAATGGATATTCGATACAAACCTACTTGTATTCATTCTCTCATCATTCATAGGATACCATGTTGCTTATACAGCATGCAAATTAAACATGCAAAAGTTTTCGTTTTCTTTACCATTATTATTAACCACCCCCATTACGTTTCTTGTCATCTATCTCAATTCCGAAAACCTCCTTCCAATAGTTCAACTGAATAGTCTTAAAACCAAATGTGATTTTCCAACGGACTGGCAAACCTGCATAGCATATGTTTTTGTTCCATCCCTCTATTGGATCGGCAGGCATATATGGACTCCACAGCAGGAAAGAATGGCCAAGATTGATTCGTAAGTGTGGGGTATGCTTTAGAATAAATACTCAATCTTATATCATACCGTGACATTACCCAAATAcccaataataaaataacattgcAAAGATATGGTTATACGCGcggaaattaattttaatgaatgatTTATGGCGAGATTGTGAAAAAACCCAACAATAATCATCATTGTAAAAAAACGTGGTGTAATCTATATgatttaaatattcataaatggCCATACCCCTTCCTGTTGTTCAATAAAACAACACACTTGTTTAAATCAATCATTTAGTTAATTTAAACATCTCTGAAGATGATCATGTAAAATGAGATTTTTATTGgtataaatgaaatgttttctaagtatataatcttatattatCTATAACAGTAACATCTGCCGATACATAACAATTTCTAAACAtctaatgataaataaataaagatacaataaatatatacatagtatgaGGAATATATTACTGAGGTAACGATAgtacattttgatttattttaatagcTTGTTTGTTGCTCCAAAATATTGCGGAGTTCTGTTCGAGCAGCACCTTGTTCTAAATCGACGACGCCAAGATCACAAGGTCAACAAAAACACTGAAAGGTAAACGACGTAAATCAAGAGATAGTTTTCCGATATCTTATCTTATCATGTGATTGGCGTTCTATTGTATACGTACTTACAAGTTTTATCCAGCATACAATGTGAACCGCCAATGAACGCAAAGTTTAACTGTATCAACAGCAGATTTATTTGAATACATTTCCATCTGTTTGTCTGTTTTCCTTTATACTTTGTAAGTAATACTTATGTTGAATTTGGCACCACGCGTGTTTTCAGTcttaaagataccaacattGATATGGTATGTTAACGGGTGACCCAAAAGAGGAagtaaaaatattgtatttcatgTTTTGTGAATGGAATACTGCAATCCattataaaaaagtttaaaacgcTGGCAAGGGACATACCAACACGTGCCACTGACATGacactctatctatatacatgttatttaaaaacacaaatacaatgtttatacaaGCCCAACTATGATTCTCAAGTGTATTGATAATCTTAACAGACACAGTGATCGATTTTTATACTCAAATTTGACTGAAGTTATGTTTGTGTTGCAATTAATCTTAACATGAAATTTAcctgaaatgaaacaaattcgATATATCGAAtgacaataaaatgttatcGTCTTCTGTTGTGTTTGTGTATAATCCCTATTCTGTTGTAGCTAAACAACCCCGGAGGATATATTTCTGATAAACGCCTATTCAGATATATCGATTATATTGCTTTGAGTTGATTTGgctgtttatgtttatatataattcataacaaAGAGTTAAGGTAGAGTTGATGGCATGATCCTTGATCCTCATttgctttttttattttaatatctttttatttgtaatataaGATATCCATAAACAGTCAAACCTAACCTTAGCGACCACTTTGTATAGAGATCACCTGCTTACTCAGACCAATTTATATAACGACCACCTGCTAACTAAGAGCACTTTCGCAAGGGTGGATTTCAAAACAATATGATCTGTGTATAACAAACACTTGATTTCTTTAAATACCACGTTCTAGTGGTCCGttggttgtgttttgttgacGTAATTTTAATAagtataatgcaatggtaaatatataaattgattgCTATTAGGTTAaataattaaggattaactatAATCACAAAAAAACTTTGaagtgttatatctccatagcataaaatgtatattcaaattaatccttatagtTCAAAATACTACAGATAATATcttcaaaattgaattatataccTCTAGCGTAGTTTACTTTGCATTGGCTGTTATATTATGGATATGTAGTGAGGATGACATAATAGATAGAACGATTTGAAATGAAGTCAAACCTTTAACATCAATTTTGTTTTGACTAACCAGAGATCAGTTGATAAATATTCATCAACCTAAGGAAGCTTATGACATGCACAAATCTAACATATAGTGTTCCTTAGGAAACCCTCACATACGTTAAGGAAAGTTTATTTCCTTACTTCTGAAAGGCTTTCCTTCGCTTGGAGGATATTATgttaattaatgttatatagtTATAGGGATAAGAAACATTAATAAAGCTGGAAATTGTTATGAAAAACGTAACTATTATGGTTTTAAGGGATAAAGAAAAGGATGTTGAAAAGTCTGAAGAAACCCAGAGTGAAATATCTTCAAACAAGAACCAAACTCCACCCGTTATCTACGCATGCGCAACACTATGGCACGAGACCTCAACGGAAATGACTCAATTGATGAAATCGCTTTTCcagtaaatattttcattgaatcaaacttcaaatgacaatttttgTACTTTTCAAAACTTTAAGTGTTTTGAAGCTGAATACGTGAATCATTTTATCATCGTTAGACATGTACATCTCAAATATTACGAAAATATCTATCTAAACAAGTTATTTTAATTTGGATTACTGGATACACATTGTAGTTGGAGTTGGTGATTCGCGATAGTAAACATCGTGAAgatttgttgtgttttgttttctattCTAACACCAGATTTTTCCGTCATAGTCACTAACGTTGTGGGTTACAGTGGAGTAGAGTATTTGTTTTTAACACttatacaaaattaatgtaatataaacactTCACTTATATATTGttgattttaatattgtttGTAATTCTATGTTAAGCATGGACATGGATTTTTCGATACGCAAAGCTGCAGCTTCGACCAAGGCACCAACTACAGAAACCTATGAATTCGAAAGtaagtcaaaaaaaaaaaaaaaaaaaaaaaaaaaacgccaaTCGACATGTTAATATCTATATTATCTGCTCTcaattgaaaatcatttttgttgGGATTTGCATTTTTATTGAATAAGTAACCATTTGAAAGTTTTCATTTCATGCTCCAGGTCACATATTATTCGATGATGCCTTCGAATACGACAAAGAAGAAAGGAGGGTGCCCAATAAGTTTGTGAAACAGtttgtggaactgttgcctgATGCTGCAAGGTATTATGATGATATAATCACTTCAGTATAAACAGTCGTACCTCTCCCTATTGTATCGAATACCATACTGTTATGATActgttaaaatatatagtaagtTATTGTTAACAAAGTAATTATAAGCAGCTCTTTTAAGAAAAACAATTAACACAGAGGGTTTAAACATCTATTATCCATCTTTTACgaattgttttatatatcgGTCGACAAACAATGTATCGCGATTCAGTGTCAAATGCACTTTGTttggaaatgaaacaaattactCAATCTTCATTAATACGTTGGATAATTAATGTTGTGTGGATATGAAACTGCTTTATGAAAGGATTAATAAATCCGAATTTTACCAATATCAATGTTGCAAAATTATTCAGTGATATATGTATGAGACCACAATgatatttttggaaaaatataaGGGCCCCTGCCCAACTGTTTTGGTTTATCGTGGGTGTTCCCTTTCAATTAAAACTCCTCACAGGTATCCATTATGAAGAACAAACCCgttttaagtttgttttaactATAACACATATGCTGGGCGTCTTGTATTATACACAGGCTTAGTAAACAGACGGTGTTCAGCATTGATGACATAAACCATATGCCCGGGTAACTAAAGGTCAATGATATCTACATGTGTATCTATCACGACCTTGCTAAAAGGCACTGTTGTATCATAGTATTGTCAGGAAGTGGAATAAAGCCCGAGCTAAAGGCAATCACTCAAATATCAcaagacaatactatgaggctaTAGTACCCTCTCAACCTGGATTATGCAACCTTACGTCTtgtaattgtgacatcatattcatattaaaTCTCCCGATATATTTCTTCATCAGGGGGTTACTTCCCCTTAGCATCATAAACCCTccattatatatgtgtgtagtgtttatattacatgtatcaaGAGAGGGCTATATCCGATGTCCAATaccattgatatacatatatatttttgtcaataaaatatttttaaattttcgaACTGTATCTTTCGCCACTTCGATAGTTATGACATAGTAACCAtctgtgtagccaatcagaagatAGTATTCTGTAAATTTgatactcacgaatcaaaaaCATTACCGCcgttttgagaattacaatacttacaatgcataggttttaatctTACAAGTACTAATTAGAGTCGATCATGAAATTTGGCAGTACTACCagaaataagtatatttacatctacagtgtAGTAAATTGAGTACACATGGTCAGACCATTAAGCCAAATTATGGTCTACACATCTATACATAAATACGgcataaataaacattttgcaGAAATTCTGTTTTGGTTTATAAGGCATAAtaaatgtttgtctgtccatttgaatgattttcacaggtttattcatcaaaacagatgatttttaatagattactgaagataGAATAGCATATACAATAtttcgcccagttatggcacacaTATTTGACAGATCACACGTCCACACGTTCAGTAAGGTAAAGATATTTCTTATCATACTCATGGCAGCCTGCACAAACCGAATAATTACATGACGTCACGACGACAACATATTGACAATACTGAAAAagcgaaatttaaaaaaaataacgaaCGAAAAAATCACTGAAATAGCATACGCCTCATAAATAGACTTTTTTCTAAAAAATTTtggtacaaaataaataaaaaagaaaaataacttTAGCATATGTGTGTTTAACAGTATCCCTACCATGACATGTAATGGTGAACATATCTTCTGATACCTTTTTGCGGTCCTAATATACCTGTATACGTAATAAACAACATCTATATAAAAAtcttataatatattttgcatggaaACTACCCTTGATCAATATATGCATTTTTCGTTTCCGCGTTTTTTCAATGGCAACAAAGAAAAGTTTCCTGAAATGAATCTGAACTGTTTCAATAACAGCCATGTCAACCCTTCAAGCCGGTTTGTTCTCCTGATTCAATACCTGTAAATAAAGAATTTAAATCACCAAATTCGACATAAACAAACTGGGTAAGATATGAAGACAACGCTTATCATGTTAAcagataatatatatgtatatgtattgcaTTCAAATAATCTTTATGAGTATAAATGACACACATTCatgattattgataaatatgaaacattttccttatatttttgtaatatcgCCCACAGTGCTGCACACGATACAAAGATAGAGATAGATGATCCGTTGAAGTTTGCTACCCCATACGGTGGCCAGTTGGTGTACGAACTTCCAGGTGGAAGTCTCCTCTACGTACATCTGAAAGATAAAAATGTAATCCGCCACCGAAAGCGATGGTCACAGGTTAGTATCATCGTAAAGAATGACGAAAGTATCCATGAAAAATagtattaaaacaaacatataagAAACGGTTTTTCATGCAGTGCAACTTGGACTATTTAATTGAAATTTCTTTTTTGTTACTTtgattgatttaaataaaatctaACGAAGATTGATTTTCTGTATTTCGTAATTTATTCCGGTaggtgatgtacatgtattacctgCTTGGGTTTCGGATAGGACTGGATGCTGAGAAATCTGTCAAGGATGACAAAGATGGCAAAAAAATGCTCaagtttaaatttgaaaaagtaaataattcaattattgttaaatagaTACGATTAGCATTTGTCAGTTACATTGCctgttaaataaatgtatatttgttttaaggTCAATTTTAATATTGGTTAATGTCAATTATGTTTGCTGTTTAAATCAAGAGGAATGCAATACAGCCAGATAATCGAAATTGTTCATCAGAGAATTTAATCTTACTATATGGTATAAACACCACACAACTCATAATAAACTTGGAAAGCCAGCGTTTACTGATCTTTACAGTTTGTACGATGTTAACTATAATCAATCAATAccggaagaaaaaaaatactcaaataaaattataggttatttttatatgattttcatAACATTCAAGGCTCACAACACGTTTATTCTGGCTCTTGATGGTGATGTGGATTTCACTCCTGATGCAGTTCGAATGTTGGTAGACAAGATGAGGAAAAACCACAAAGTGGGGGCGTCCTGTGGCAGGATATATCCTATTGGCAATGGTAACATTCaatcatacatttacataatcttTAGAGGGTTATGCTGAGAGgaatataaaatgattaaacaaaTGGAATTTGATATAAAAGCGTATCAGATATTAAACTTCTCTGGATTCAGTAATGAATGCCGCTTATAGATAATCGTTTTTTGAGACACATATTACCTAATtattgttaaagtttttgagtaCTATTTAATTTGGTAAAACtgataatatgatttaaaatttaCGCATCAGCAATGAAAACATGTGATTGCATATCCTGATATGTTCATGATGAGGATATCGGTATAATTTGTTATTGTGTCTTAGGTCCGATGGTGTGGTATCAGAAGTTTGAATATGCTGTAGCCCACTGGCTTCAGAAGTCTACGGAACACATCCTTGGATGCGTTCTATGTAGCCCGGGATGTTTCAGCTTGTTCAGAGGATCTGCACTAATGGACGACAATGTGATGCGGAAGTATGCAATCCTCCCAAGTGAGGCTGTGCATTACCTCATGTATGATATGGGTAGGTTTAGTTTTGATGGAGTTAAATCGAGTCGCAAAAGATATCAGCTAAACGTTAATACTATTTGCCAAAACTTACGTACTTAacaattttatgttaaatatcATATGTGAGTTTTTATAATGCAGATCACACTGTTTACCGCCGTCGTCCTAGTGTAATTACCTCATTTTAAGTCACCAATATAAATGTTCTACcgaaaatactttttttttttttttttaacttttaattttatttttattttggaatggtagtggccctttaacaAATGGCATAAACATATACGCTATAATAAATCGTAGACGAATTGGATATCTTTACTACACCACAAACTATTGCTGATTTGTTGGTGACTCAGGCCACAAGAACATAAAAAACTAATTTTCTTATAGCATGACTCGCTCATGACAAATACATTGACAACATATAATTATCTACGTATTCTGAACGAAAGGTAAAATTCGAAGTCTCTGATAATTGGGTTTGACCTGTTTCTTGATtttgttataactatttttAATACTGCATGAATATTCATATCAAAAGGTGAAGACCGCTGGCTTTGTACTCTACTCCTTAAGCAAGGTTATCGTGTCGACTATGCCGCGGCGGCCGACGCTTACACGTTTGCTCCAGAAGGATTCGACGAATTCTTCAACCAGAGACGACGATGGATGCCCTCTACTATTGCTAATATCATGGATCTATTGCAGGACGCAGATGCGACTGTGAAGAAGAATGATAACATAAGCCgactgtacattatataccagGGTAGATCTAcgattttattatatataccttGTCTTTCGCTTAAAAGTATGAATTACATTGAACGGGTTTATGATCAATTGCAACAtcgatattccatgggttactatcactgacgtgaTATCCACGGCTTGGCTattgtaaaactggaggcagttcacgAGAatatcacaggcctgcagagacttcctttgaagattacagagagagcgacgcccaacttcaaagcattagtcaaccacagtgtaacGTTATACAATGTCATTGATGTACCTCAAAGGATTTAATTACCTGTGGCTTCTGTTGCCCAAGTTTTAcattgagatagtccaggggtggttataacgtcagtgatagtaacccatgcaGTATAGAGACTTTATCAGTTAAGAGGTTTTatctttatcattttttctttaacaGGGACACTTATGCTGTCCACGATGATTGGACCTGCCACGGTGCTGATGATGATCGCTGGCGCTATACTGACGGTGTTTCAAGTTGGCCTTATGGAATCATATTACATAGCCTGTTTACCAGCAGCGGCATTTTTTCTACTTTGTTTCTGGGTTCCACAGAGTTTTCAATTATTCCTGGCAAAACTTCTAAGTGCGTTTTACATGTTGATTATGACTGTGGTCCTGGTTGGCTGTGTAGTGACTGCAGTGGAAGAAAACCCGTTTCATCCCAGCGTCATATTCCTTGCGGGTTTGGTGATTATATTCCTTTTCGCTGGTATTCTTCATCCGATGGATTTGGGCTGTTTATTATTTGGTGCTTTGTACTTTATTGGACTGCCCATGGGCTTCTTGCTTCTTGTTATGTACTCTCTGTGTAACCTACATGTAGTATCCTGGGGCACAAGAGAAGTCAGTACTGTTAACAAGACAAAAAAGGAGTTAGAGGAAGAAGCTGAACAGGCCAGACAGAAGGAGCTAGAAAAAAGTAAAGGATTCATATCTCGTTTTCTTCCTGGTGTTAATCTCGGAGAAATATTTGAAGAATGGCGtcagaaaaagaaaaaggatGACGAAACTGCAAAGGTTGTCAGAGAACTAAGTGCAAAAGTTGACAGCTTGATAAATGTATGGCTAGCCAAAAATAATGTTGACCCGTCTGttttatcaacaaagacaaaccAATCATCAGAGAAATGTAAGGAGAAAAGTACATCAGAGACATCAAACTcagataatgaaaatgaaagacATCTCCCTCACAACAAGCCTACAGAAACAGTCCCGTATTGGACTGAACTTGATTGGTTAGGCAAAGACAAGAATTCTGACTTACAAACGGCTGAAAAAGAGTTCTGGAAGGAATTTATAGAAAAGTAAGAATACTATACACATATTTACTCTAGAAGAGCAACGTATGGCATTGTTCAAAATTTAGTTATGTATTGATAGCGGAATATTAGATTAGGAATCTAAAATGCAAAACACAGCAGAATCATTGAACATTTTAGAGACCCCAGGCGACATTGATGCTATGTACTCTCACATTGTTAGGTGTCCAGTGCCAACTGTCGACTACTCTTATTTgttaacataatatatacaaatgctATGTTTGTTGATACAGGTACAATACTACTTGAGGAAttaccatgcattgttttgaTAAGGCGACAAAAATGATAACACCAGTGACTACTACTTGAGGAAttaccatgcattgttttgaTAAGGCGACAAAAATGATAACACCAGTGACTTCAAAACTCATTTTAAAAACCTTAACACTTGTAATCATataaaccatatatatattagcTGCATTGATATCAATTCCTTGAATAAAAACCCATACATAGGGTAAATAAAAACCTACCATAAAAAACATCTCTACACTACATGGACCTGCTTAATAAAAACCACTtaacctgtatataatgaccatgtagttaacaatcaatatctattTGATATTTGGGTTGTCGTTTTACAAACATCAAGTATACCTTTACTTACctgtgttatatatgtattgaatGATGAATGGTTTAGAACACGCATGGGATATGAATTATGGTTTCCGGAAAGACAGTTTTCGTTGAATGAAATTCGAAAGTGAACAGTTGTAATGTATACACAGTTTTTTGTACTCACAATTGGCCCGTCATCAATATAGCAGGATCAAGATCATcccatgtacattaaaatattttatcttatgaaataaaattttactttgtaatattttgtttttaaattggcTCAAAACTGACATGATATTGCATGCAGTGAAATTATAGCTTTTGTTATCTTGTGCtgttgatatttatacattttttgacAATGGGTCTATTCTGTTGCTTGCCTTTTGGTATTGAGCCATTTTACCATCGTATATTTGTTCATTCTTGTTCTTTTCATACTCATTTTATTTGGTTCATTGGTAGAACTTTTATTTTCACTTCCTGTTTACAACGTGTTCTCGTATTGATTTGTGATTTCATCAAAAGATTAAATATCCATTTAGCTTATAAATAAATGTGATGGAAGGAAGAGTTATTAGTGTTTTCGCAAACCCGTCAAATCTTTCTATAAGCGGGTTGTCTAGtgttattttgtaatttgttatt
This genomic window from Argopecten irradians isolate NY chromosome 4, Ai_NY, whole genome shotgun sequence contains:
- the LOC138321013 gene encoding chitin synthase chs-2-like isoform X2; this translates as MACEERYGSVSSGYDTCSDESLPTNKVRYWDTFEMDGPADIRRGIRNYIMVIRVLKGVAFVTLSLSLLLCTVCQRLTLLSLIPHGNNLGCQTPEELDATERLRQRLVLWIGVCFPYLFIFLTGLWRSLFGKTERPSALIILKVLLLESIPTAGIGFLVYHYLPHFDNVTGTAMMNACGLLPGLRNVVSWLKFRNTEAEKVKLKGWGLMSLDVVAVIIQFGLIPYIILTDVYRDDVLSETIGIVICLFACSFLCWENFFEDCEFLKQRVKITDKQRPILMIIVSFMKIGVVFVIGVIETSKEIDTYFNMLPIAFRNTWPKWIFDTNLLVFILSSFIGYHVAYTACKLNMQKFSFSLPLLLTTPITFLVIYLNSENLLPIVQLNSLKTKCDFPTDWQTCIAYVFVPSLYWIGRHIWTPQQERMAKIDSLFVAPKYCGVLFEQHLVLNRRRQDHKVNKNTERDKEKDVEKSEETQSEISSNKNQTPPVIYACATLWHETSTEMTQLMKSLFHMDMDFSIRKAAASTKAPTTETYEFESHILFDDAFEYDKEERRVPNKFVKQFVELLPDAASAAHDTKIEIDDPLKFATPYGGQLVYELPGGSLLYVHLKDKNVIRHRKRWSQVMYMYYLLGFRIGLDAEKSVKDDKDGKKMLKFKFEKAHNTFILALDGDVDFTPDAVRMLVDKMRKNHKVGASCGRIYPIGNGPMVWYQKFEYAVAHWLQKSTEHILGCVLCSPGCFSLFRGSALMDDNVMRKYAILPSEAVHYLMYDMGEDRWLCTLLLKQGYRVDYAAAADAYTFAPEGFDEFFNQRRRWMPSTIANIMDLLQDADATVKKNDNISRLYIIYQGTLMLSTMIGPATVLMMIAGAILTVFQVGLMESYYIACLPAAAFFLLCFWVPQSFQLFLAKLLSAFYMLIMTVVLVGCVVTAVEENPFHPSVIFLAGLVIIFLFAGILHPMDLGCLLFGALYFIGLPMGFLLLVMYSLCNLHVVSWGTREVSTVNKTKKELEEEAEQARQKELEKSKGFISRFLPGVNLGEIFEEWRQKKKKDDETAKVVRELSAKVDSLINVWLAKNNVDPSVLSTKTNQSSEKCKEKSTSETSNSDNENERHLPHNKPTETVPYWTELDWLGKDKNSDLQTAEKEFWKEFIEKYLSPLDANVKAQKETQETLIELRNGVCGGIAVINVIWIAVNFMFQLRGPGLVTIPIPSVWGDDGGGPDYLQVDILGLSFVIFFMVLLLIQFCGMVMHRWGTLLHLLAFTELTLPWSKTTLEEKREQFLSELKKNYTAKIIYQNDSSTDNKKDKSEKRRKLKERVQGIQISGRTGGHGVEPDERSREWAENIYRRERTKDRSLNYEVGTFSHYLSQRVRKRHRGIVNVDDYIPEADY
- the LOC138321013 gene encoding chitin synthase chs-2-like isoform X5, with protein sequence MACEERYGSVSSGYDTCSDESLPTNKVRYWDTFEMDGPADIRRGIRNYIMVIRVLKGVAFVTLSLSLLLCTVCQRLTLLSLIPHGNNLGCQTPEELDATERLRQRLVLWIGVCFPYLFIFLTGLWRSLFGKTERPSALIILKVLLLESIPTAGIGFLVYHYLPHFDNVTGTAMMNACGLLPGLRNVVSWLKFRNTEAEKVKLKGWGLMSLDVVAVIIQFGLIPYIILTDVYRDDVLSETIGIVICLFACSFLCWENFFEDCEFLKQRVKITDKQRPILMIIVSFMKIGVVFVIGVIETSKEIDTYFNMLPIAFRNTWPKWIFDTNLLVFILSSFIGYHVAYTACKLNMQKFSFSLPLLLTTPITFLVIYLNSENLLPIVQLNSLKTKCDFPTDWQTCIAYVFVPSLYWIGRHIWTPQQERMAKIDSLFVAPKYCGVLFEQHLVLNRRRQDHKVNKNTERDKEKDVEKSEETQSEISSNKNQTPPVIYACATLWHETSTEMTQLMKSLFHMDMDFSIRKAAASTKAPTTETYEFESHILFDDAFEYDKEERRVPNKFVKQFVELLPDAASAAHDTKIEIDDPLKFATPYGGQLVYELPGGSLLYVHLKDKNVIRHRKRWSQVMYMYYLLGFRIGLDAEKSVKDDKDGKKMLKFKFEKAHNTFILALDGDVDFTPDAVRMLVDKMRKNHKVGASCGRIYPIGNGPMVWYQKFEYAVAHWLQKSTEHILGCVLCSPGCFSLFRGSALMDDNVMRKYAILPSEAVHYLMYDMGTLMLSTMIGPATVLMMIAGAILTVFQVGLMESYYIACLPAAAFFLLCFWVPQSFQLFLAKLLSAFYMLIMTVVLVGCVVTAVEENPFHPSVIFLAGLVIIFLFAGILHPMDLGCLLFGALYFIGLPMGFLLLVMYSLCNLHVVSWGTREVSTVNKTKKELEEEAEQARQKELEKSKGFISRFLPGVNLGEIFEEWRQKKKKDDETAKVVRELSAKVDSLINVWLAKNNVDPSVLSTKTNQSSEKCKEKSTSETSNSDNENERHLPHNKPTETVPYWTELDWLGKDKNSDLQTAEKEFWKEFIENVGGVGSSSNALCTTEKYLSPLDANVKAQKETQETLIELRNGVCGGIAVINVIWIAVNFMFQLRGPGLVTIPIPSVWGDDGGGPDYLQVDILGLSFVIFFMVLLLIQFCGMVMHRWGTLLHLLAFTELTLPWSKTTLEEKREQFLSELKKNYTAKIIYQNDSSTDNKKDKSEKRRKLKERVQGIQISGRTGGHGVEPDERSREWAENIYRRERTKDRSLNYEVGTFSHYLSQRVRKRHRGIVNVDDYIPEADY